In Magnolia sinica isolate HGM2019 chromosome 16, MsV1, whole genome shotgun sequence, the genomic window TGATTCCGCCAATCCAATTTTACCCATGACAACTATTAATACCGAATTCTGATTTTCTTGGACTGAGATGTTAGGTGAAAGGGTAAATGGATATCTTCTGCCATCCTTAGTGGACAATCAAGACAGATGATCACACATTTTTCTTAGAATTGATCTAAGGCCGTCCTTTTTCTTACCCGTTATATGGATGATTAGGATGATCCGGTCAGAAATTCTTGCAAAGTGTGGGTTATGAAAGGGAGGCTTATTGATAAACAGTCCATAAAAATGATTGGTCCTTTCCCTTAGTCAATATGGACTGTTTATTTTCTTGACATTTATATAACAGTTAGACCCGTTGAATGCGGTGAATGCTGAGGGGCTGAGCCCACATGAGGATGGATAATTTAAATTCACCATCAGAAGCATAAGGGTTTCCTTTCCCCATAGTTGGTCTTGGTTTACGAGGGTTGAAAGTCTGCCCGGGTTGGGTTGgcgctcaaccctagcccaacccaaggttcctatacctcaacctaacccaacctcaggttgggaattctcaacccaagcccaacccaagcgagcTCCAttaggtggatacatgctaatgttttcgttattatattagtttattatattttcaatatacatctaattttttgtatatataatgTTATTAATTATGTATgaagttatttatagtaaaaaaattattttttctaaacaaataagctaaaatgtAGGACAACTAttactttaaaagtcatgttgtgtgaCACTTAAGTctttttgggagagaaatcctgTGTATCTTGTTTGATTGAGTCATCTGAAATGACATGACGTGAATCAATGAAACCCGACTGCACTgaaatttcctgtgccttcaatgTAGacaatctgcactcaattataatttataacttatatattgatcgagttTGGGTTAGGTCGGGCAACCCAATACCTTGACCCGAATGCAactcaagttttatcaggttggtgtttgtatagtccAAGTCCGAGACCGACCTGATACATCatgcctaagcccaacccaatagTCATAGTTTTACTTTCCGTTGCATTTTCTTAGTTTactctcaatccaaacatgtaaGGATTAGTAGTAATAATCCAATGGCCACTCTATGAATTGTTTATATACAATCATCACAGTGATTGGATAAATCTGACCACCCAGTAGTCAGTTTAcaggttgaatgtggactgctgCTAAGGCCACTGATCCATATGGTGCCagtccatctgatgagtggactgacCTGATTAACAGCCCTGTTCATGTGACATTGTGCCCACGGTTCAGTCTGTGAGAAATCTGAGCCATCTGTTGGGTGGGGCTAACTGCAAGCATGAGTCTAACCAAAAGATCAGGCTAGACTATGTATCAAGGCCGCTCACcttatgagtggcccaccttgattttttggGGTAAAGAATATTCCTGTTAATCCCCATCTGATTATGGCTGGGTGAAAGTCACCTAAGCTTCTATGGCCATTCCACTTCTATggatatttgatactctggcggcatgacgcttgatacacaggcacttacaaATTGTACGCATGGCATAGAGAAGATAAAATTAAAGAAATCTTACATATGGCATATATAagtttaaattaaataaattatacacatggcatatataagctaaaataaaattgactaaactgtgggacccactgtcaggCACATTGGTTGAGATAGGgctattggatattttcattattTAACCGTCCAAGAAATACCTACCAACTTGAtagataataaaataatctttaTTTTTGGTTTATGATAGATCAAAACTACATTCCATAGCTTTAATAGTTCAATTTAAATTTCTTCTACGCCAGTTTATGCAATTTATAAGTATTTACTAAGGTGCCTGTGTACCATCTATCACACTGCCAGATCAtcgaagaatggatggacggcatacatcacaatgggccctacatagCCCTTCCCGGACATATTATAGTCCAGGAGGGGCAGGACACAATCAATCAGAAGTGGATTGCTTCCTGGACGCATTAAATCCTTAATGTGTCCATAtaggagctctgtggggcccaccgttatgtatgggttttatccacgccgtccatccattttctcagatcattttaacgtTGACTCTAACATTACTCTAAAATTTAGGCAGGTCCAATGCTCAAGTCAACCGCACCAGAGGAAGCAGCGGCAATAATGAAActcatagttgaaaccttcctaatggccacccatgatgtttatttgtcatctaacctattcataatgtcatttagacatgaatgaagggaaaaaacaaatatcagattgatccaaaacttctgccgttcacaataagtttttaatggtgagagttcaattcccaccgtgtggtccacttgagccttggatccaactcatttttgggttcatattataatatgatctgtaaaaatggatggacagcgtagatagaacccatgcatcacagtggaatccacagagccctgcctagaCGGATTATGGTCCAGGCAAGGGcagcatgcaatccgcttccttctgaATCTGTCACCTCAGGATtagttggatttggatttggatttggattttgttTTGTCTATATATTGCATCTCAATCTCAAGATTGCCAGAATCCGTCATTGCCCATATGCAAATTAATCCTGAGCATTGATTTGTGTAGTTTAGTTCAAGCTATCGAAATTTTCGTTTCATAATGCTCCACGTTCAGCCACACAGCAATGGCCAAGATCATCCATTCAGCATACGTTGATTACTGTGGCCTATTTCATTCACTGGACCAATGTAAAATCATTCCGGTGTGGGAACGCCCATTTATCCTGGTGAACTACAGGTGATGATCGGGATGAATGGAACACACGCACAcagtggtgggccccatacataaacctatggttggcatccattCCCCATCGTTCCCTGTGGTGTGTCCAACCTCAGTTGTCCATTAGGCTCATATTTCACCCTAAGGTCTAACATTGGAAGGGAcagctgatggacggaatggatgtcacaTACATAGTGTCTCTTGACAGTTGGACTCAGCTGGGTACAACAGTCTTGTAGGGAAAGATGGTGCCAGTGTCAAAACACATTAGGGTGACAGGGTCAGTTTGGAAGTGTGTAATTGCTGCGTTTGGAAGTGTATTTCGATGTGAATGGATTCGAattcaaatcaaatatttaaaatgtgctattttgtcttttaaaaaaaaataaaattcatggcTAAATCATGTAATTCCATTTTACATGAATTTCACTTATCATGAATTGACAAGTGATGTCAtacatttttctctctctccgtCATTTTAAATATAAGATGCGAAACACATTCacataaattttagaaaatttcgaTTGCACACGTTGCAAGATACAGCTAAAAATTCTAATTCACATGGATTTTATGATAATTTTCGATGCATATCAAATAACACATAGGAAATGGAGAGATTTGATTGCAAGCGACAAAAATAAATGAAGGGATGAGATTCCATTCCATAAGTCAAGCTTGCATAAAAGTAGGACAAACGCACAGAAGAAAAGTATCATGCAAAAGGGAAACCGGACATACACCAGCGTCGCAAAGGAATCAGCTTTTTATGTTGATGTTGAAAGAAGAGGAAAATATCCCATGCAATGGAGGCAGCCGCTGAAATCCAGTCCCACAACCCATTCAGGTTGGGTACGCTTttcactgatccagaccattcatatggtgggcctctCTATGGATTAGTGATGCCGCTACAAATTCCCACCATCAGACCATCCCAACCGTAGGATTGTATGCCTGAAAAATGCATGGGTCAAAATGTAATATAGCACATCCAGAGCGTGTCCCCAACAAATGAACGATATATATCagttaaaggtgggccccacctgcaagGAGTGATCTTGTCTAAACAAGAACTCCACAACTAGAGGCAGACCACTGTGTAATGGTGAATCACAAGATCTCTGGTCGTGGATGCAGGGACTTGGAACTCAGTGACTCGGAGTGGCTCATTCAGTCTCGAGCCGAGTCACAACTCAGCCCAGCTAGCCTAGTCCATGGTGACTCATGCAGGTGACGGTGGTGCGAACTAGATTAGGTCCGACTGAGTCAGAGTCAACTCGGACGAGCAACATGGGTCTTGTTGCAGCCTCAAAACCTCGCGTGGATGGCAAATGCCTCATGCATCTCCTCAATCTTAACCCTCCAATCGACAACAATGACCTGCAAATAAATGGCTAAGATTGTGATGCAGTGCgagttgcggacactttcatgtccacgatggacaaaagaaggccaaatgggaggcggaagtgatcaagaccgtcagaaccctaAAACAGGCATACCTCACAAACCAGAATAAGTTATTCAacatactatatatgattttgggtaggagaagctactttagcaacccaacccaactacGCCGGGTTGCCCACGATCacaactcttgatcctttgagctttaggaagtgcccaacatgaaaagagctttaaaaattaggaaaataacatggttaggtcaaattggaaacttattatttttttgccaaaaaccatATTTTTATAGCAAGTCACATTTTTATGGAGTATGaattggagtttgattctaaaacttcttcatAGGTTTGAAATTACTATTTAAAGgcttgtaattttgtttttatcatcaattaatttatttttgaatttatttctactttCCTATTTTCCCACATGAATTCGAGGAATCTCCGAGGAGTCCAGAacagcttcgtggattcggagtaattatctcTTCTAGGaaaacggtgatcgacctcaccaAGTCCATCCCTACATCAGAAAGGAAACATAGCAATGACCCTCATTCAACCAACAAATGACCCAAAAGATCAGATGGCTAGGACATTACAATCAAGGATAATTTTGGGATAAGTTCCatcagaccaatggtctagaGCACTGCACCATAGCAACACACTAGTACAAACTAGAAGCCAAACATTCTGTACATATCCTCAATTAAAGTAGATGAGCAAAGTCATGGAAAAATAACAACAGAAATACATAGAACGAAATTCCTAAGCATAAATAACCGTTGATCGGCAACCCAAAATGGCCGACATCGGTCCTGATCGGCCCAAGATTGCCGGCCGTCGCTTCCCAATACCATACAAGGAAAAACACAAGAAAACAAAGAGAATTAAATAGAATTAAGTTCCTAAATTAACTGTTCTTCATGTGGATTGATAGTTCTCAATCTTTCTTCCATCACCCAAGTagtttttttggattttctttagGTCTTGTTGTAGTTTCTCGTCACTCAAAAAAAGCTTACAATAAAGGGATGGTGGAATTTACAAAAGCCGAGCCGTATAGATTGTCGCAGAGGCTAGTGTGGTCACAGGCTTTGTTGTTCTCAGCCCTTGGGCTGCTCCCACTGCTGCTGTTAGAGATTGATGTGAAGGTGGTCTTTTGTAGGACATCGGTCGGAGAGGATCGCAACCGTGGGCTTGCATCCCACCCTTCGGTCATTAGGTTAAGGGCCGATGCCGAGTACTTTTGGTCAGTTGGGGTGTTATTGGCATTGTTCAAAGCCTCTCCTAGAGGTCCCCCCATTGAGGTCTCCCAAGATATGGGTATCCAACTTGCCTGCCTCTGTGCTGCATCATTGAGGGTCCCACCTACTCCTAGGCCCATCTGAACTGGGTCAAACTCTCGTGACAGCTTCAACGGAGAGAGGGTGAGTTTTTCTTGTGTGGGTGAGGAAGTGGACGACGAGAAGTCTGAGGAAGTAACTGGTATTGAAATTGAGAGCTGAGTCCTATCTGATCGGACCTCATCTACTTCAGGCCACGTGATGGCTGAGTGGTCGGACCGGCTCTTTGGCCAGTCGTCTATGAAATGACGGAAAGGATGGGATTGTGGTTCGCGGTCATTGAGATCATGGGAAGTGTGGAAGTTTCCGCTCTCCACGTAGGAGCTTCTCTGCATGTTCAGAAGGGAATTGGAGGAAACGAGACCGGATTCCATTTTAGAGTATTCTTCTTCGAATGCAAGATGCTCTTTTGGAATGGTGAATTGTACCTCTTTTGATTTCAGTGGAATGGAAGATAGCATGGATAGAGTCTGCGAATCTTGTATTCTGTCATCAACATTCGATTTGTtcattaagatcctgcaaaagaataCAAATCATAAAAGAAGACGATAAAGGAGATGGAAAGCactgatgtgggccacacatttatcTGTAGGGAATCTAGGATGCAAGGACCACAAAATCTTGCCTTTTAACTTTGTTGCGTAAGCCCTTTCATAGTGCTAAAATAACAAGAGAGACTTGATCTTTTCAAAATGACTATTCTGCAACTAGGCCTTGTATAAATGATTTTTGATAAGCCAAAcaggaggaattatatgatccgcTTGGTTAGCAAGAGCAGACCCCATGGTCTGCTGATCTAGACCCACTGAAttgatgggcccactgtgatggatgATGCTGAAAAATTTTCAATCCTTTGGTAGTGGCCTAGGAACTGAGAATGTGGGGACCTTGCCGCCATCGACCTCCGTGATGGCAGGAttctctggggcccaccgtgatgtatgtgttttatccacgccatccatcattttaggcaatgagcccaaaattgaagcatatccaaagctcaagaggaccacaccacaggaaacagtggggattgaacgcctatcgttgaaaacttcttgggggccacagaagttttggatcaagctgatatttgtgttttcccttcattcaggtctgtgtgacctcatcaacaggttggataacagataaacatcaatgtgggccctaggaaggtttcaacattgaaCCTCATTATCcccattcctgtggtgtggtccacttgagctttggatatacttcaattctgggctcatggcctaaaatgagtttgcaaaacagatggacagtgtggataaaatacatacatcacaggtgggccccatgaagtcCTGCCACTACAGAGATCGGTGTCACCACCCCGCATGCAAAAACTGATGTTTAAGAAGAAATGTAGCAAGGCCTACATATAATGGAGGAATGGGTAGGATGGTTCTAATTTGGGAGATCTATGTAGCATGTTCCATCACTGGTGGGGCCCTCTGGACaaacagtctggatcaatgagCAATGGGCCACTCTTGAACTAAGGATCATGGAATCCTCTCACATGGGTTTGGTGGGAAATCTAACAATCATAATTCAATCCTACTCAAGGAATCTCAACTACAAACAGTGGTcactttcagatgaacaaaagaAGAAACAATACCTACTACTTTTACAGAAAGAGAAAGCAATGAATTGAAAAGGCATCCACATTGTTCTAGATCAAGATAAAtgtaattgaaattcaaatgagaaacaaaaagaaaacaaaaatgaaCAGGGATTTTACTTGCAATGTGCCGAGGTGGCAGATGCAACACATCCCAACGGTTCATCAAGCAGGCCCAAATGGTGAAAGTTTCCTAGTGcagaatcaggccagtccacttaTCAAGCAGGCAGCAAATGGAGGGTTGGTTATCCTTTTTAAGGCATCCTTTTTCATACATGAATGGCCTACCAGACAAGTTGAGTGGCCTTATTTTGGCTAGGATACATTTATCAtagggtccacctgataaatggccTAGATCTCGCACACAGAACAATTCCAGATGGGCTTCTACAGGTAACATTCCACCAATTGGATGTAGTGTACCTGCTCATCGGCGTCACGGATGGATCAGCACCAGTCTGCAAGCTCTTCGTCTGCTGGTGAGCAAGGGCGTCGCTGTTGGCTGGGCAGCTGATTGAAGCAGCTGAAGCTGCCGAGGAGGCAATTGCCATTGCCTTTGTGGCAGCAGCCATGCCAGAGGAGGCATGGCCAATCTGGCCTTCCACAGGCTTTCTTGAACGATGGCGGCCGCGGTTCATGTGCCGCTCACAGTACTTCTGATCGGCAACTGCATCTCTCGAGCACCGCCATTTCTTCCCATCAGTCCGACGACATCTACCTGGCTCTGGATCCGTGTTGCCGGTAAAACCCAGGTGGAAAGATCCCCAGCCCCCTACataataatatatttttaaaaaaaaaaaaaaaacaaatcttttgaactaaaaataacaaaaagttaaaaaaaaatccacatgATCGCCACATCAAGTACAGTAGCTTCATTTGCTAGAATCACAGATTTACATGTATtgggatcaaaatcaatacaatttAGAAAAACCATGATTTCAAAATTGGTTTTTAAGCAGCATTTGTctataaagggagagagatattTCCTGTTGAATCCTACTTCAAGAAcatgaaaagatcaaaaccttctaacgagggagagggagatgctTACATGTATTGGGTCTGAAAGATCCAGCTGAAAATCCAGAAAACCCAGATGGATTGAGGCTTTTCCTGATGGGGATGAGTAGATTAGATGGTATAGGAACATTTGCATTGAGGTATTTGTAGATCAAGGCCTGATGCTCTAACTCCATCCACTGAGATGGAGTGAATGGGCCTCTAACCCCTGCCAAAACCCCATGCATGCCTCCAGAAGCCAGACCTGAACACAGAATAACAGAttagaagatgaaaaagaagacAGACAAACCAGACTCAGAACTACATTTCAACTGTGACGAAAAGAGTCATAAAAATAATAACGAAGGGAAAGAAGAAACGCTGAAGGAGGCCTGGCAGCGAAACACGAGCCAATGACTTGTCTGGAAATTTTAAGGAAGCTTAGCAAGGTGAAAAAGATCATGAcattctttctctctatctctctctgtttttttttttgggaatttttattttaacatACGCTACCCGCCGGGGGCGGGGGAACCAAAGGAAATTAATGTCTGCTCCCTACAGTTCTACTGTTCGAATCCCCTTTtccttgaaaaaataaaaaaaaaaaaaaaaatttcctgttAGGAGTGAGGATTCATCAACTGTTTTAAAGAAAAAAGGGTAAACACACAAACACACCCCTCAATCTCTAAGCATTGAAACCTGGGTAAGTTAAAGACTTAGAAAACATATAACTTTTCTTGACAAGACTCAAAACAAAGACCTGTTGTGCCTTGAAAAGACCTTGTCTCTCCTCCGACCAGTACAAGAATCCAAACCCAACAAAACAGCTCCATCTTTTCCTTAAAAAAGTCCAATCTTTCCACCCAGAAACCCACATTAGCGCAAAGCCATCTCCCAGATCAAATCTCCATCCAcgcccaaaaataaataaataagaagaccATACACaacaccaaaataaataaataaaataatagtttttCCACCCCAAAACCCCATATTACTAAAAACCCATCTTCCAAATCACAAATCCATCCAAACCCAAAaacatcaacaaaaataaataaataaataaataactccaATTTTTCAACCAAAAAAACCCACATTACCAGAAACCCATATACCAATTCATAATTCCAtgcatgtaaaaaagaaaaaaaaagaaaaaagaaaaaaaactctccCTCAAAAATAATAATCTTTCCAGCTCCATAACCCAAATTACCAAAAACCCATATTCCCAAATCacacatccaaacaaccccaccgataaataaataaataaataatataaatctgAGTCTAATCCATGCACATAACATTCACATGCATTTCCCATCCAACTACCTGCATTCCTAGCATAAATAGATGAAGTGTTGTAACAACCCAAGCTCCCATTTTGATAACTCCTCTCCACTACTCCCTCACTGCTGACCAAACCACCATCTGATTTAGGTGATGAGAAGctaagcagcagctg contains:
- the LOC131228964 gene encoding growth-regulating factor 6-like, which gives rise to MDFGVLGLDGNEGGLSHLVSEAEARQRGFGSGFLKQGRSGVVEDEWMGLKMARNDDGGVSKPMLVQSKGPLLRSNSLFSDGGQQQLLLSFSSPKSDGGLVSSEGVVERSYQNGSLGCYNTSSIYARNAGLASGGMHGVLAGVRGPFTPSQWMELEHQALIYKYLNANVPIPSNLLIPIRKSLNPSGFSGFSAGSFRPNTWGWGSFHLGFTGNTDPEPGRCRRTDGKKWRCSRDAVADQKYCERHMNRGRHRSRKPVEGQIGHASSGMAAATKAMAIASSAASAASISCPANSDALAHQQTKSLQTGADPSVTPMSRILMNKSNVDDRIQDSQTLSMLSSIPLKSKEVQFTIPKEHLAFEEEYSKMESGLVSSNSLLNMQRSSYVESGNFHTSHDLNDREPQSHPFRHFIDDWPKSRSDHSAITWPEVDEVRSDRTQLSISIPVTSSDFSSSTSSPTQEKLTLSPLKLSREFDPVQMGLGVGGTLNDAAQRQASWIPISWETSMGGPLGEALNNANNTPTDQKYSASALNLMTEGWDASPRLRSSPTDVLQKTTFTSISNSSSGSSPRAENNKACDHTSLCDNLYGSAFVNSTIPLL